Proteins encoded within one genomic window of Cucumis sativus cultivar 9930 chromosome 3, Cucumber_9930_V3, whole genome shotgun sequence:
- the LOC116402437 gene encoding uncharacterized protein LOC116402437, producing MWKKARVNKKGEYENDDVQQVVHKIDEISMNTSSSSQKGHSSNDVLTQALGTKEHHGRVRGVGGYVTPTNYFHSVKKTSKREDEIILENKELRRRVSELEAHIHSNLSRPLSGHGSCSKPNILEESDSMKIIKGKSKLMDKIEGKEVEEINVNDDKVELDIFKVCDRSSNKLKFLNYSYRIESECFS from the exons ATGTGGAAGAAGGCTCGAGTTAACAAAAAAGGGGAGTATGAGAACGACGACGTTCAACAAGTTGTCCATAAAATT gaTGAGATTTCAATGAATACGTCTTCATCGTCTCAAAAAGGACACTCTTCTAACGATGTGTTAACCCAAGCATTGGGTACAAAAGAGCATCACGGTCGTGTTCGTGGGGTCGGTGGGTATGTTACTCCTACCAATTACTTTCATTCTGTAAAAAAGACATCTAAACGTGAGGATGAGATTATACTTGAGAATAAAGAACTTCGAAGGCGTGTAAGCGAATTAGAAGCACATATCCACTCAAACTTGTCTAGACCATTATCTGGACATGGTAGCTGTTCGAAGCCAAATATCTTAGAAGAGAGTGACTCgatgaaaataatcaaagggAAGAGTAAGTTGATGGATAAAATCGAAGGGAAAGAGGTGGAGGAGATCAATGTAAATGACGACAAAGTAGAGTTGGACATCTTTAAGGTATGTGATCGATCCTCtaataaactcaaattctTGAATTATTCATATCGTATTGAAAGtgaatgtttttcttga